From a single Cyclobacterium marinum DSM 745 genomic region:
- a CDS encoding sodium:solute symporter family protein: MKLNELDLIVIGLFFLLMIVIGVYAYFRNDDAEDYFVAGGNLPWWLSGISHHVSGYSGAVFVAYAALAYTHGFSIYSWWALTIGIAVLISAHLFPVYWVRLRKKYQIQSPLEFLEKRYNLWTQQVMAWSGVLLKLFDVGAKWAAIALLLNVFTGVSLPVGVLISGGISLLYITFGGLWAVVITDFAQFIVQLLAGLVMFVVVLQHLGGIEGVFTIWEQLPPQHSQFFNEPYGVGFALAFLLINFLAYNGGQWNLATRYISSPTEKAATKAARLSGILYLIWPLILFFPMWAAPILLPDLADPSKSYGELTLLLLPSGLVGLVIASLFANTMSMTSSDINTISAVITRDILPNISTKIEKGKSSLYVARLTTFVFTLLTIIIAFQYEYFGGVLGLIISWFGALVGPIAIPMLFGLLPLFKRSGPMAAIGSIIAGLIAFIITKNMDGLSLALEISLPLISSTITYIVIGFFETNRNVAKIAKLLKSIEKE; the protein is encoded by the coding sequence ATGAAATTGAATGAATTAGACCTGATAGTCATAGGTTTGTTTTTCCTGCTTATGATCGTCATTGGAGTTTATGCTTATTTCAGAAACGACGATGCTGAAGATTATTTTGTTGCCGGCGGAAATTTACCTTGGTGGCTTTCTGGAATTTCGCATCACGTCTCAGGGTACTCCGGAGCTGTTTTTGTCGCTTATGCCGCCTTGGCTTATACACATGGGTTTTCTATTTACAGTTGGTGGGCTTTGACGATTGGGATAGCCGTGTTGATTAGCGCCCATTTATTTCCTGTTTATTGGGTAAGGCTTAGGAAGAAATACCAAATCCAATCTCCACTCGAGTTTTTGGAAAAACGATACAATTTGTGGACACAACAGGTGATGGCATGGAGTGGGGTACTATTAAAGCTTTTTGATGTAGGAGCAAAATGGGCAGCAATCGCTCTATTACTCAATGTTTTCACAGGAGTTAGCCTTCCTGTAGGCGTACTTATCTCAGGAGGTATTTCGCTTTTGTACATTACATTTGGGGGCTTATGGGCAGTAGTCATTACAGATTTCGCTCAATTCATCGTTCAGTTACTTGCCGGATTGGTAATGTTTGTAGTGGTTTTGCAACATTTGGGAGGAATAGAAGGGGTTTTTACAATTTGGGAACAACTTCCTCCACAACACAGCCAATTTTTTAATGAGCCTTACGGTGTAGGTTTTGCTTTGGCTTTCTTGTTGATAAATTTCTTAGCATATAATGGTGGACAGTGGAACTTAGCCACACGGTATATATCTTCTCCAACTGAAAAAGCTGCCACCAAAGCAGCACGTTTATCGGGCATATTGTACCTTATTTGGCCGTTGATATTATTTTTCCCAATGTGGGCAGCACCAATCTTATTACCTGATTTGGCTGATCCAAGTAAATCCTATGGAGAGCTAACCCTCTTATTGCTCCCTTCAGGTTTGGTGGGGCTGGTAATAGCTTCTTTATTTGCCAATACCATGTCCATGACTTCCTCAGACATCAATACCATTTCGGCGGTTATCACTAGAGATATTTTACCCAACATTAGTACTAAAATAGAGAAGGGCAAATCCTCCCTTTACGTGGCGAGGTTGACGACTTTTGTTTTTACATTGCTTACGATAATCATCGCATTTCAATATGAATATTTTGGTGGGGTATTAGGATTGATAATATCTTGGTTTGGCGCTTTGGTAGGACCTATTGCCATTCCGATGCTTTTTGGGCTACTCCCTTTATTCAAAAGAAGTGGTCCCATGGCTGCTATTGGATCAATTATAGCCGGTTTAATTGCTTTCATAATTACAAAAAATATGGATGGCTTAAGTTTAGCCCTAGAAATTAGTTTGCCTTTAATTAGCTCAACCATTACCTACATTGTGATAGGCTTTTTTGAAACCAACAGAAATGTTGCTAAAATTGCCAAGTTGCTTAAGTCTATAGAAAAAGAATAA
- a CDS encoding 6-phosphogluconolactonase: MNLNIYQSRNEMGIAAGRAVENKITTLLKEKECLRIIFAAAPSQSEMLNYLASSKTIPWERIIAFHMDEYIGLSKDSPALFSNFLRRHLFDLVPFKKVHLLDGEANPQAEVSRYSTLLNEAPIDIVCLGIGENGHIAFNDPSVADFEDPQTVKEVVLETPCRQQQVNDGCFAKLSEVPETALSLTIPTLINADHLFCVVPGAAKKAAVYQTLFGQISTQCPGTILRKSEQCSLYLDQDSDPFPIQQVDKTANLIGIDVISNRPVLVHNIENTRVQLPNDFEVDQYIGEGLVDIQINGIKGVDFNTTVTKPEEILEATTYLLSKGVTTFYPTIVTNSFEAILELVRTINKACDSYPIVKACVAGIHLEGPFISCEPGAKGAHPEEFTRKPSVAFLDQVQGISVKPISLITLAPELEGSEEFIRTCKERGIKVSIGHSLATGDQIQKAKDAGVTLATHLGNGVPLNLQRHPNIIWELMSQEGITASLIADGFHLPPSFLKVAFRAKGDECLLVSDATCFAGMEPGEYESPIGGKVVLEESGRLSMKGANGLLAGAGKDLLENINYLLESKLLSLSEAWKKASILPLKYMLGEKAVNKDWVVFAIQENEVLIKQVYKEGHEIAVGALN; the protein is encoded by the coding sequence ATGAATTTAAATATATATCAATCTCGTAACGAAATGGGAATTGCAGCAGGCAGAGCTGTAGAGAATAAAATTACAACGCTCTTAAAGGAGAAAGAATGCTTAAGAATAATATTTGCTGCAGCCCCTTCCCAAAGCGAGATGTTAAACTATTTGGCTTCCAGTAAAACAATTCCATGGGAGCGGATTATTGCTTTTCATATGGACGAATATATTGGTTTGTCTAAAGATTCTCCCGCTCTTTTTTCTAATTTTCTAAGAAGGCATTTATTTGATTTGGTGCCTTTTAAGAAGGTCCATTTACTAGATGGTGAAGCCAACCCACAAGCGGAAGTTTCGCGGTATTCGACCTTGCTAAATGAAGCTCCTATAGATATTGTTTGCCTGGGCATTGGTGAAAATGGGCACATTGCATTCAATGATCCTTCAGTAGCTGATTTTGAGGATCCTCAAACGGTAAAAGAAGTAGTGCTTGAAACGCCTTGCAGACAACAGCAGGTTAATGACGGTTGTTTTGCAAAACTTAGCGAAGTTCCGGAAACGGCCTTGTCTTTGACAATTCCTACGTTGATTAATGCCGATCACCTCTTTTGTGTAGTGCCTGGAGCTGCAAAAAAAGCTGCTGTCTATCAAACTTTATTTGGTCAAATATCTACTCAATGTCCTGGGACTATTCTTAGAAAATCTGAACAGTGCAGCCTTTATTTGGATCAGGATTCTGATCCATTTCCAATCCAACAGGTAGATAAAACAGCCAATCTAATAGGCATTGACGTAATCAGCAATAGACCTGTTTTAGTCCATAATATAGAAAATACGCGCGTACAATTGCCTAATGATTTTGAAGTAGATCAATATATTGGTGAGGGATTGGTAGATATTCAAATTAATGGAATCAAAGGGGTTGATTTCAACACCACGGTAACTAAGCCTGAAGAAATTCTTGAAGCTACTACATACTTGCTTTCTAAGGGAGTAACTACTTTCTATCCTACCATTGTAACCAATAGCTTTGAGGCCATTTTAGAACTGGTAAGAACAATCAATAAGGCTTGTGATAGTTATCCCATTGTGAAGGCATGTGTGGCAGGAATTCACCTTGAGGGGCCTTTTATATCCTGTGAACCCGGAGCCAAAGGGGCACACCCGGAAGAATTTACAAGAAAACCTTCTGTAGCTTTTTTAGACCAAGTACAGGGAATTTCTGTAAAGCCCATTTCATTAATCACACTTGCTCCAGAGTTAGAAGGAAGTGAGGAGTTTATCCGAACTTGTAAAGAACGAGGAATAAAGGTTTCTATTGGTCATTCTCTGGCTACAGGAGATCAAATTCAGAAGGCCAAAGATGCTGGCGTTACGCTAGCAACCCATTTGGGAAATGGAGTGCCTTTAAACCTGCAAAGGCATCCCAATATCATATGGGAGCTTATGTCTCAGGAAGGTATTACTGCAAGCTTGATTGCAGATGGATTTCATTTACCTCCCTCATTTCTAAAGGTTGCGTTTCGGGCCAAAGGGGATGAATGTCTCCTTGTAAGTGATGCAACTTGTTTTGCCGGCATGGAACCCGGAGAATATGAGTCGCCTATTGGAGGCAAGGTAGTTTTGGAAGAAAGTGGAAGATTGTCCATGAAAGGAGCAAATGGCTTACTGGCAGGAGCCGGAAAAGACTTGTTGGAGAACATCAACTACCTGCTTGAAAGCAAGCTTTTGTCCTTGTCTGAAGCTTGGAAGAAAGCTTCTATATTGCCCTTAAAATACATGCTTGGAGAGAAAGCAGTAAATAAGGACTGGGTAGTTTTTGCGATCCAAGAAAATGAGGTCCTCATAAAGCAAGTTTACAAGGAGGGTCATGAAATCGCTGTTGGAGCATTAAATTAA